The following coding sequences are from one Eriocheir sinensis breed Jianghai 21 chromosome 13, ASM2467909v1, whole genome shotgun sequence window:
- the LOC126997786 gene encoding ubiquinone biosynthesis protein COQ9, mitochondrial-like, with product IVICITEHYLYISGYRRGLQTSSAFQSHAEEAAAGADEPGPKSAEGGEPGPDGEQQLKEEILEASLPFVHSLGWSEDAIAQGAETLGYSSMVHGMFPGGGVELVNYFYGQSNSKLDEVLKAAVEEAQKNPELHKKTTAFIAAAVEERLRMNVEYHDSWHWALALHSSPSNIPTALHNIGTLVDTIWYHAGDRSHDFNWYTKRGILAAVYKSTELCMLQDKSQDFQNTWAFLERRLSDVHSVGKCVREGAGLLQGAGSLAKAGILTALNVAGMNKKSRF from the exons ATTGTGATCTGTATAACTGAGCATTACCTTTACATTTCAGGGTACCGCCGAGGCTTGCAGACCTCCTCAGCCTTCCAGAGCCATGCAGAGGAAGCAGCAGCAGGGGCTGATGAGCCAGGCCCAAAGAGTGCCGAGGGGGGTGAGCCGGGGCCAGACGGAGAACAGCAGCTCAAGGAAGAGATACTGGAGGCCTCCCTCCCATTTGTACATTCTCTTGGATGGTCTGAAGATGCCATTGCTCAGG GGGCAGAGACGTTAGGTTACTCCAGCATGGTTCACGGCATGTTCCCAGGAGGCGGCGTGGAGCTGGTCAACTACTTCTACGGACAGTCCAACAGTAAGCTGGATGAGGTGCTCAAAGCAGCCGTCGAGGAAGCTCAGAAGAACCCTGAACT CCACAAGAAGACAACTGCTTTCATTGCTGCTGCAGTGGAAGAGAGACTTAGGATGAATGTGGAGTATCATGATTCTTGGCACTGGGCCTTGGCACTCCACTCTTCACCCTCCAACATTCCCACAGCCCTGCACAACATTGGCACTCTTGTGGACACCATTTGGTACCATGCTGGCGATAGATCCCATGAT TTCAACTGGTACACCAAGAGAGGAATCCTGGCTGCTGTGTATAAGAGCACCGAGCTGTGTATGCTTCAGGACAAGTCTCAAGACTTCCAG AACACCTGGGCATTCCTGGAGCGGCGGCTGTCAGACGTCCACAGCGTAGGcaagtgtgtgagggagggagccgGCCTTCTCCAGGGAGCTGGCAGTCTGGCCAAGGCAGGAATACTGACG gCTCTAAATGTCGCAGGGATGAACAAAAAATCTCGTTTCTAA